In Pseudonocardia cypriaca, a single genomic region encodes these proteins:
- the dut gene encoding dUTP diphosphatase has protein sequence MEVLITRLDAGLPVPSYARPGDAGADLHCTTDVVLAPGERAVVGTGVAIALPPGYAGFVHPRSGLAARAGLSIVNAPGTVDAGYRGEILVCLINLDPRDELRLRRGDRIAQLVVQKVEHARFVEVAELPASERGAGGHGSTGGHERLRSGDEP, from the coding sequence GTGGAGGTCCTCATCACCCGGCTCGACGCCGGGCTCCCGGTGCCGTCCTACGCGCGGCCCGGTGACGCGGGCGCGGATCTGCACTGCACCACCGATGTCGTGCTCGCGCCCGGCGAGCGGGCCGTCGTCGGCACCGGCGTCGCCATCGCGCTCCCGCCGGGGTACGCGGGGTTCGTCCACCCCCGGTCGGGGCTGGCCGCCCGGGCCGGGCTGTCGATCGTCAACGCGCCGGGCACCGTCGACGCGGGCTACCGTGGCGAGATCCTCGTCTGCTTGATCAACCTCGACCCGCGCGACGAGCTGCGGCTGCGCCGCGGCGACCGGATCGCCCAGCTGGTGGTGCAGAAGGTGGAGCACGCCCGGTTCGTCGAGGTCGCCGAGCTGCCCGCCTCCGAGCGCGGCGCGGGCGGCCACGGCTCCACCGGCGGGCACGAGCGGCTGCGCAGCGGGGACGAGCCGTAG
- the cei gene encoding envelope integrity protein Cei: MTAARSRPYQRRRRGPVLVVVSVLAVLAIVTWTVVLVNAGGASSASSCPVPNPPAGDVLPSGALDPVAPAQPGAVEVRVLNAGGQRGQASLVAAQLRDLGFAVNGTGNDPLFPNENLECYGQLRFGAAGEAAASTLTLVMPCAELVRDGRQDAGVDISVGTGFGDFNPTRAARDALDQLTEPGGGSDGAANADPNAADAAPTQPTVNPELVEEARNVNC; the protein is encoded by the coding sequence ATGACTGCTGCCCGTAGCCGCCCCTACCAGCGCCGCAGGCGCGGCCCGGTGCTCGTCGTGGTCAGCGTGCTGGCAGTGCTGGCGATCGTCACCTGGACCGTCGTGCTCGTCAACGCGGGCGGCGCCTCGAGCGCGTCGTCCTGCCCGGTGCCCAACCCGCCCGCGGGCGACGTGCTGCCCAGCGGTGCCCTCGACCCGGTGGCGCCGGCCCAGCCGGGCGCGGTGGAGGTGCGCGTGCTCAACGCGGGCGGGCAGCGCGGGCAGGCCAGCCTGGTGGCCGCGCAGCTGCGCGACCTCGGTTTCGCCGTCAACGGCACGGGCAACGACCCGCTGTTCCCGAACGAGAACCTGGAGTGCTACGGCCAGCTGCGCTTCGGGGCGGCCGGTGAGGCCGCGGCGAGCACGCTCACGCTCGTGATGCCCTGCGCCGAGCTGGTGCGCGACGGCCGCCAGGACGCCGGGGTGGACATCTCGGTCGGCACCGGCTTCGGCGACTTCAACCCGACCCGCGCGGCACGCGACGCGCTCGACCAGCTCACCGAGCCCGGTGGTGGGAGCGACGGCGCGGCCAACGCGGACCCGAACGCCGCAGACGCGGCCCCCACCCAGCCCACCGTGAACCCGGAGCTCGTCGAGGAGGCGCGCAACGTCAACTGCTGA
- a CDS encoding DUF3093 domain-containing protein, which produces MSEHPSATPSATSGTPRFDERLSVPLWWYLPAVGLAVLLGAEIHMGYPGVRSWIGYAITIPLCIGALVWLGHVRVRVTGDKADGELRAGAARLPLRFVGHVDVVPREGKQEALGPELDPTAFLMHRAWIGPVVRIEVTDPGSDTPYWIVSTRDPDALVKALR; this is translated from the coding sequence GTGAGCGAGCACCCGTCGGCCACCCCGTCTGCGACGTCCGGCACCCCTCGGTTCGACGAGCGGTTGTCCGTGCCGTTGTGGTGGTACCTGCCGGCCGTCGGCCTGGCTGTGCTGCTCGGCGCAGAGATTCACATGGGCTACCCCGGCGTCCGCTCGTGGATCGGCTACGCGATCACGATCCCGCTCTGCATCGGGGCGTTGGTGTGGCTCGGTCACGTCCGGGTGCGGGTGACGGGTGACAAGGCCGACGGCGAGCTCCGGGCGGGTGCGGCTCGGCTGCCGCTGCGCTTCGTGGGGCACGTCGACGTGGTGCCGCGCGAAGGCAAGCAGGAGGCGCTGGGCCCGGAGCTCGACCCCACCGCCTTCCTGATGCACCGGGCGTGGATCGGCCCGGTCGTCCGCATCGAGGTGACGGATCCCGGCAGCGACACGCCGTACTGGATCGTCAGCACCCGCGATCCGGACGCCCTGGTCAAGGCGCTTCGCTGA
- a CDS encoding inositol monophosphatase family protein, whose protein sequence is MVTVNEARPTAPTTPAHPAVLAGDEPADLRRIAEDLVTEAAEHLASLPRPWDERGGTGVATKSTPTDVVTASDHAVEVLIRERLGVLRPGDVVVGEEHGSTAGESRTVWLVDPIDGTVNFLYGMPWYAISVAAVRDGVSVAGAVMEPASGRLWSAAAGAGATCDGRPLRVSGATDVSLSLLGTGFSYRAERRERQVRMIGAMLPHVRDVRRAGVASLDLCAVAAGWVDAYLEHGLNWWDWAAAALIAQEAGALVRTPGPTGSVPPDDGLGADAVFAATPAIADELAALAREHGAAEV, encoded by the coding sequence ATGGTCACCGTGAACGAGGCCCGTCCCACCGCTCCGACCACTCCCGCTCACCCGGCCGTTCTCGCCGGCGACGAGCCCGCCGATCTGCGCCGCATCGCGGAGGACCTCGTGACCGAGGCCGCCGAGCACCTCGCGTCGCTGCCCCGGCCGTGGGACGAGCGCGGCGGCACGGGCGTGGCGACCAAGAGCACCCCCACGGACGTCGTCACCGCATCCGACCACGCGGTCGAGGTGCTCATCCGCGAGCGGCTCGGCGTGCTGCGGCCCGGCGACGTCGTGGTGGGGGAGGAGCACGGCAGCACGGCGGGCGAGTCGCGCACCGTCTGGCTGGTCGACCCCATCGACGGCACCGTGAACTTCCTGTACGGCATGCCCTGGTACGCGATCTCGGTCGCCGCCGTCCGCGACGGCGTGTCGGTGGCCGGCGCAGTGATGGAACCGGCCTCCGGGCGGCTGTGGAGCGCCGCGGCGGGCGCGGGCGCCACCTGCGACGGGCGGCCGCTGCGCGTGTCGGGTGCCACCGACGTGTCGCTGTCGCTGCTCGGCACCGGGTTCTCCTACCGCGCCGAGCGGCGGGAGCGGCAGGTGCGCATGATCGGCGCCATGCTCCCGCACGTGCGGGACGTGCGCCGGGCCGGTGTCGCCTCGCTCGACCTGTGCGCCGTGGCCGCCGGCTGGGTGGACGCCTACCTGGAGCACGGCCTCAACTGGTGGGACTGGGCCGCCGCAGCGCTGATCGCGCAGGAGGCGGGCGCGCTCGTGCGCACGCCGGGGCCGACGGGCAGCGTGCCCCCCGACGACGGGCTCGGCGCCGACGCGGTCTTCGCCGCGACGCCCGCGATCGCCGACGAGCTCGCCGCGCTGGCCCGCGAGCACGGCGCAGCGGAGGTCTGA
- a CDS encoding phosphotransferase family protein codes for MAVPPERDDRARNGPGPAPGADPVAVGAWLAAVLGDERWRGCTLRPIGAGRSNLTYRVDSPAGAVVLRRPPVGRVAATAHDMGRERRVITALAGTAVPVPRVLAAADGGPPVDAPCYVMELVEGVVPLRELPPGWASTEGERRRASTALVDVLVALHSVDPDAVGLGGFGRPEGFLSRQVRRWVTQWEQARDGVPADAATAAELSRLAERLAATVPATRRHTIVHGDYRFDNCLFDADEPGRIRAVLDWELSTLGDPLADLGLLLVYWQQDDEHPVWRAAQYLPSPTRLPGFLRRDEVAAAYAAGSGADLTPLPWYVAFGAFKLGVVLAGILARVQAGMVPASMAAGLDGSLAPLVALGHHVLAEGLDR; via the coding sequence GTGGCTGTCCCTCCCGAGCGCGACGATCGCGCGCGCAACGGCCCCGGCCCGGCGCCCGGAGCCGATCCGGTGGCCGTCGGCGCGTGGCTGGCCGCCGTGCTCGGTGACGAGCGCTGGCGCGGCTGCACGCTGCGGCCGATCGGGGCGGGCCGGTCGAACCTGACCTACCGCGTGGACAGCCCGGCGGGCGCCGTCGTGCTGCGCCGCCCGCCGGTGGGCCGGGTGGCGGCCACCGCGCACGACATGGGCCGCGAGCGGCGCGTGATCACGGCCCTGGCCGGCACCGCGGTCCCGGTGCCGCGCGTACTGGCGGCCGCGGACGGCGGGCCGCCCGTGGACGCGCCGTGCTACGTGATGGAGCTCGTCGAGGGCGTCGTGCCGCTGCGGGAGCTACCACCCGGATGGGCGAGCACGGAGGGCGAACGCCGCCGCGCGAGCACGGCGCTCGTCGACGTCCTCGTGGCACTGCACTCCGTCGACCCGGACGCGGTCGGGCTCGGCGGCTTCGGGCGCCCGGAGGGCTTCCTCTCGAGGCAGGTGCGGCGCTGGGTGACGCAGTGGGAGCAGGCCCGCGACGGCGTGCCCGCTGACGCGGCCACGGCGGCCGAGCTGTCCCGGCTCGCCGAGCGGCTCGCGGCCACCGTGCCGGCCACCCGGCGGCACACGATCGTGCACGGCGACTACCGCTTCGACAACTGCCTCTTCGACGCCGACGAGCCGGGACGGATCCGCGCGGTGCTCGACTGGGAGCTCTCCACGCTCGGCGACCCCCTCGCCGACCTGGGCCTGCTGCTCGTCTACTGGCAGCAGGACGACGAGCACCCGGTCTGGCGGGCCGCGCAGTACCTGCCGAGCCCCACCCGGCTGCCCGGCTTCCTGCGCCGCGACGAGGTGGCCGCCGCCTACGCCGCCGGTTCAGGCGCCGACCTCACCCCACTGCCGTGGTACGTCGCCTTCGGCGCGTTCAAACTGGGCGTGGTGCTCGCAGGCATCCTCGCCCGCGTGCAGGCGGGGATGGTGCCGGCGTCGATGGCCGCCGGGCTCGACGGCAGCCTCGCGCCGCTCGTAGCGCTCGGCCACCACGTGCTCGCGGAGGGACTGGACCGATGA
- a CDS encoding DUF3710 domain-containing protein — protein sequence MARRVRRTTAVQLDPDGDADLHGGGLALDTESPIPPTGPHDSADLDPEVTEAAGLVDFGSIRVPVPPEGTVTVEPTAGGRMQAVHIRMPEGRLSVSALAAPKSSKLWPELANEIDASLREGGARVRSFRGSWGRELHATSGDATSVFVGVDGPRWMLYGVATGPSAHSELLDSELRRMLRGTVVERGKQPYPVRTILPLTVPEHLAAEAGETPAVPAAGTRKRSQTKAAPGKSAPGKTAPPNSDAATAAAKKAAARRAAARKAAAAAALKAAAKALAEHAAEDGPDAAERPDTARAGRSRSHPVPGTIPTGPEPDAPLHEQAPSARRAAAASWRERPVVPESEAPPPTEALPVARPFENPPVTQAFPAARAGLPPTEPAPPTEALRVVEPGTGGRRRLGEPAPPPSGGRRHLQDPLGEPSHPDGRRRLREPAADLPPPGARYRDPEVPESGRRRPPEPHGAVGATAPWDLGEPDGRRRLREPVADPGVPAIGRRRPQEPWDEAPPAPDAGVSSAGRRRLREPAAPVADPGVSATGRRRLREPGPEGIDALDPRWPVDPPAADAAPGAADAGLSASGRRRLREPWEPAAPVVDTGRRLREPWEEAGPDDGPRPREAGLDALDGRGGRRRLDEPAELPGADTGVSGTGRRRLRESWDGLPGAGPLEPAPGPLDGPGGRRGPEQFGEPRPAAETGASASGRRRLREPSDGPRSAADTGVSASGRRRLREPWDDGPGGRRRPDPGAGEDLLTGAGGRRRLREPEPPPVRDGSQTEPWLYAPDGPPEGSARRTLGAEYLIETGEQDPGWTSALDDYAERRDGGRHSGASDATVRLQTLLGELDPNRPRRRHRR from the coding sequence GTGGCGCGACGCGTTCGGAGGACCACGGCCGTCCAGCTCGACCCGGACGGCGACGCAGACCTGCACGGGGGTGGGCTGGCCCTCGACACCGAGAGCCCGATCCCGCCCACCGGCCCGCACGACAGCGCGGACCTCGACCCCGAGGTCACCGAGGCGGCCGGCCTCGTCGACTTCGGGTCGATCCGCGTGCCCGTGCCCCCGGAGGGCACCGTCACCGTCGAGCCCACGGCGGGCGGCCGGATGCAGGCCGTCCACATCAGGATGCCGGAGGGTCGGCTGTCGGTGAGCGCGCTCGCCGCCCCGAAGAGCTCCAAGCTGTGGCCGGAGCTGGCCAACGAGATCGACGCCTCGCTGCGCGAGGGTGGGGCCCGGGTGCGGTCGTTCCGCGGGAGCTGGGGGCGCGAGCTGCACGCGACGTCCGGCGACGCCACGTCCGTGTTCGTCGGGGTGGACGGGCCGCGCTGGATGCTCTACGGGGTCGCGACCGGCCCGAGCGCGCACTCCGAGCTCCTCGACTCCGAGCTGCGCCGCATGCTGCGGGGCACCGTGGTGGAGCGCGGTAAGCAGCCCTACCCGGTGCGCACCATCCTGCCGCTCACCGTGCCCGAACACCTCGCGGCCGAGGCGGGGGAGACCCCTGCGGTGCCCGCGGCCGGCACCAGGAAGAGGTCGCAGACCAAGGCGGCGCCCGGGAAGTCCGCACCCGGCAAGACGGCACCCCCGAACTCGGACGCGGCCACCGCCGCCGCCAAGAAGGCCGCCGCGCGCCGAGCGGCCGCGCGCAAGGCCGCCGCGGCGGCGGCGCTGAAGGCGGCAGCGAAGGCGCTGGCCGAGCACGCCGCGGAGGACGGGCCCGACGCCGCGGAACGCCCGGACACGGCGCGTGCCGGGCGCAGCCGGTCCCACCCCGTCCCGGGGACGATCCCCACCGGGCCGGAACCGGACGCTCCGCTGCACGAGCAGGCGCCGTCCGCGCGCCGGGCCGCGGCCGCCTCCTGGCGCGAGCGCCCCGTGGTGCCGGAGAGCGAGGCGCCCCCGCCCACGGAGGCGCTGCCGGTCGCGCGCCCGTTCGAGAACCCGCCCGTGACCCAGGCGTTCCCCGCGGCCCGGGCCGGCCTGCCCCCCACCGAACCTGCACCTCCCACCGAGGCGCTGCGTGTCGTCGAGCCCGGTACCGGCGGGCGGCGCCGGTTGGGCGAACCCGCTCCGCCCCCGTCCGGGGGACGCCGCCACCTGCAGGATCCGCTGGGCGAGCCGTCCCACCCCGACGGGCGGCGCCGGCTGCGCGAGCCCGCGGCCGACCTGCCGCCCCCCGGAGCCCGGTACCGCGACCCGGAGGTTCCCGAGAGCGGGCGGCGGCGTCCCCCGGAGCCGCACGGCGCAGTCGGTGCGACGGCGCCGTGGGACCTCGGCGAACCCGACGGGCGGCGCCGGCTGCGCGAGCCCGTTGCCGACCCGGGGGTGCCGGCGATCGGCAGGCGACGCCCGCAGGAGCCATGGGACGAGGCGCCGCCCGCGCCCGACGCGGGGGTGTCCTCCGCCGGCAGGCGACGCCTGCGGGAACCGGCCGCGCCCGTGGCCGACCCGGGCGTGTCCGCCACGGGCCGCCGACGGCTGCGGGAGCCCGGCCCCGAAGGTATCGACGCGCTGGATCCCCGGTGGCCGGTCGACCCGCCCGCCGCGGACGCGGCACCGGGTGCGGCGGACGCCGGTCTCTCCGCGTCCGGTCGACGGCGCCTGCGGGAACCGTGGGAACCGGCAGCCCCGGTGGTCGACACAGGCCGGCGGCTGCGGGAACCGTGGGAAGAGGCCGGCCCGGACGATGGCCCGCGGCCGCGGGAGGCGGGCCTCGACGCACTCGACGGGCGGGGTGGACGGCGACGGCTCGACGAGCCGGCCGAACTGCCCGGCGCGGACACGGGCGTCTCCGGGACCGGTCGGCGGCGGTTGCGCGAGTCGTGGGACGGCCTGCCGGGTGCAGGTCCCCTCGAGCCGGCTCCGGGACCGCTGGACGGACCGGGCGGACGTCGCGGGCCGGAGCAGTTCGGCGAGCCCCGACCAGCCGCCGAAACCGGAGCCTCCGCGTCCGGTCGGCGGCGCCTGCGCGAGCCCTCGGACGGACCGCGGTCTGCGGCTGACACCGGTGTGTCGGCATCCGGCAGGCGACGGTTGCGGGAGCCGTGGGACGACGGGCCGGGCGGCCGTCGACGTCCCGATCCCGGTGCGGGCGAGGACCTGCTCACCGGCGCCGGCGGGCGGCGCCGCCTGCGCGAGCCGGAGCCGCCACCCGTGCGCGACGGATCCCAGACCGAGCCCTGGCTCTACGCGCCCGACGGCCCGCCGGAGGGGAGCGCCCGTCGCACCCTCGGTGCCGAGTACCTGATCGAGACCGGTGAGCAGGATCCCGGCTGGACATCCGCACTCGACGACTACGCGGAGCGGCGCGACGGCGGCCGGCACTCCGGTGCGAGCGACGCCACGGTCCGTCTCCAGACGCTGCTCGGGGAGCTCGACCCGAACCGCCCGAGGCGCCGCCACCGCCGCTGA
- a CDS encoding DUF4193 domain-containing protein yields MATDYDAPRRNETDDMAEDSLDELKARRNEAQSSVVDVDESDTAESFELPGADLSGEELTVKVLPKQADEFTCASCFLVHHRSRLASSSGGQYICRDCAA; encoded by the coding sequence ATGGCGACCGACTACGACGCGCCGCGGCGCAACGAGACCGACGACATGGCCGAGGACTCACTCGACGAGCTGAAGGCCCGTCGCAACGAGGCCCAGTCGTCGGTCGTGGACGTCGACGAGTCGGACACGGCGGAGAGCTTCGAGCTGCCGGGCGCCGACCTGTCCGGCGAGGAGCTCACGGTCAAGGTGCTGCCCAAGCAGGCGGACGAGTTCACCTGCGCGAGCTGCTTCCTCGTCCACCACCGCAGCCGGCTCGCGTCCAGCAGCGGCGGACAGTACATCTGCCGCGACTGCGCGGCCTGA